The Lacipirellula parvula genome window below encodes:
- a CDS encoding MarR family winged helix-turn-helix transcriptional regulator, translating into MSGGSLQADLKKREPFASGEQEAMIGLWRVSDWSMNRFGALFREFELTSSQYNVLRILRGAGEPLPVQEISSRMIQPVPAMTGLVDRLEKALLVERRRIAEDRRVIHVAITKKGEAVLKKLDKPVVELHERLMASLTKGEVKQLAGLMEKLAGKIRGCE; encoded by the coding sequence ATGTCGGGCGGCTCGCTGCAAGCTGATTTGAAGAAGCGGGAGCCGTTCGCGTCGGGGGAGCAAGAGGCGATGATTGGGCTGTGGCGCGTCAGCGACTGGTCGATGAATCGGTTCGGGGCGCTCTTTCGCGAGTTCGAGCTGACCTCGTCGCAATACAACGTCCTGCGGATCCTCCGCGGGGCGGGGGAGCCGTTGCCGGTGCAGGAGATTTCCTCGCGAATGATCCAGCCGGTGCCGGCGATGACGGGGCTGGTCGATCGGCTCGAAAAGGCGTTGCTCGTGGAGCGGCGACGGATCGCAGAGGATCGCCGGGTGATCCACGTGGCGATCACGAAGAAGGGGGAAGCGGTGCTGAAGAAGCTTGATAAGCCGGTGGTGGAACTGCACGAGCGGCTGATGGCTTCGCTTACCAAGGGCGAGGTGAAGCAGTTGGCCGGGCTGATGGAAAAGCTGGCGGGAAAAATTCGTGGGTGTGAGTGA
- a CDS encoding carbohydrate-binding domain-containing protein translates to MRSDLSWTNRLRKLFGQPARRRAAPVRGRGLRFECLEGRRVLTLSAGDFNTDGIVDGSDFLAWQRGYATTYTATDLTAWKADFGAVAAVTTITLQGTTATVDGAGATVSGSTVTITAAGNYKIVGSLTDGQLVVNAGDEDDVTLILAGSSITNADGPGIYVANADDVTMTLAAGTQNSVTDGATYASTGTDDPDAAIFSRADLAIDGTGSLTVTAKYHDGIASLDDLVISSGTIAVTAVKHAIKGRDSLAVSGGTITVNAGSDGLKSSNDEDVAKGFVTISGGNITITAAGDGIEAETSITVSGGSITAMATGKGLKAGTDVTITAGTIGVTNNGAAGRGIDADGNVTFSGGTTTINLSGATVLTASGSGFDPSYPSGVKADGSINVSGTASISVTGTAAATGARGLSADNAINVTGGTVTVTLAGNGATYKNASGVTDSYAAAAFSADVAIVITGGTVTTTSSGTGGKGLKSDGTITIGSATGSPTLNITTTGARFLQSGSDYNHPKTIVAAGAITIANGTTTLNSTDDGIHSDTSITISGGTNVVNAISATQGVGEGVEAPIINFTGGVTSIVASNDGINATYGTVSGGTESNDGSQLNISGGIVIVTGADAIDSNGNITITGGITIIDGPATGVEEGIDYNGTFLINGGTLISGGSNSSMTKAASTSSTQVNFFLKSSTALASTSLLHIQDSAGNVILTYKPKYNASYFHVSTAALTKNTSYSVYFGGTYTGGSYVGGLTTWGLLTGGAWSSTGATLKKTFTTSASSTVNTQTL, encoded by the coding sequence GTGAGAAGCGATTTGAGCTGGACTAACCGCCTCCGCAAACTCTTTGGTCAGCCGGCCCGCCGGCGGGCGGCGCCGGTGCGGGGGCGTGGGCTGCGGTTCGAGTGCCTGGAAGGCCGCCGCGTGCTGACGCTGTCGGCGGGCGACTTCAATACAGACGGCATCGTCGACGGCAGCGACTTTCTGGCTTGGCAGCGAGGTTACGCCACGACTTACACGGCGACCGATCTCACCGCTTGGAAGGCTGACTTTGGAGCGGTTGCGGCGGTCACTACCATCACGCTGCAAGGAACGACGGCGACCGTCGACGGCGCCGGGGCGACGGTGAGCGGTTCGACGGTGACGATCACCGCCGCAGGCAACTACAAAATCGTCGGCTCGCTGACCGACGGACAGTTGGTCGTCAACGCGGGCGATGAGGACGACGTGACGCTCATCCTCGCGGGCTCGAGCATCACGAACGCCGACGGGCCGGGCATCTACGTCGCCAACGCCGACGACGTGACGATGACGCTCGCCGCCGGGACGCAAAACTCGGTGACCGACGGCGCCACCTACGCGAGCACCGGGACCGACGATCCCGACGCGGCGATCTTCAGCCGCGCCGACCTCGCGATCGACGGGACCGGATCACTGACCGTCACGGCCAAGTACCATGACGGGATCGCCAGCCTGGACGACCTCGTCATCTCAAGCGGCACGATCGCCGTCACGGCGGTGAAGCACGCGATCAAGGGACGCGATTCGCTCGCTGTGAGCGGCGGCACGATCACGGTGAACGCCGGCAGCGACGGGCTCAAGTCGAGCAACGACGAAGACGTCGCCAAGGGCTTCGTGACAATCTCGGGCGGGAATATCACGATCACCGCAGCGGGCGATGGCATCGAAGCGGAGACTTCCATCACCGTTTCCGGCGGCAGCATCACGGCGATGGCGACCGGCAAGGGGCTGAAAGCTGGAACCGACGTCACGATCACCGCCGGCACGATTGGCGTCACCAACAACGGCGCGGCTGGCCGCGGCATCGACGCCGACGGCAACGTGACGTTCAGCGGCGGCACGACCACGATCAATCTCTCCGGCGCGACGGTGCTGACCGCCAGCGGCAGCGGCTTTGATCCGTCGTACCCCAGCGGCGTGAAGGCCGACGGCAGCATCAACGTCAGCGGCACGGCCAGCATCTCGGTGACTGGGACGGCCGCCGCCACCGGCGCTCGCGGCCTGTCGGCTGACAACGCGATCAACGTCACCGGTGGCACCGTCACCGTGACGCTCGCCGGTAACGGAGCGACCTACAAGAACGCTTCGGGCGTGACCGATTCCTACGCCGCGGCGGCATTCTCGGCCGACGTGGCGATTGTCATCACAGGCGGAACCGTGACCACGACCAGCTCCGGCACGGGCGGCAAGGGGCTGAAGTCCGACGGCACGATCACCATCGGCAGCGCCACCGGCAGCCCGACGCTGAACATCACCACCACCGGCGCCCGCTTCCTGCAATCGGGTTCGGACTACAACCATCCGAAAACGATCGTCGCCGCCGGAGCGATCACGATCGCCAACGGCACGACGACGCTCAACTCGACCGACGACGGCATCCATTCCGATACGTCGATCACCATCAGCGGCGGCACGAACGTCGTCAACGCGATCTCAGCCACGCAAGGCGTCGGCGAAGGGGTCGAGGCCCCGATCATCAACTTCACCGGCGGCGTGACGAGCATCGTCGCCTCGAACGACGGCATCAACGCCACCTACGGCACTGTCAGCGGCGGCACGGAATCGAACGACGGCAGCCAACTCAACATCTCGGGCGGCATCGTCATCGTGACCGGCGCCGACGCGATCGACTCGAACGGCAACATCACCATCACCGGCGGCATCACGATCATCGACGGCCCCGCGACCGGCGTCGAAGAAGGGATCGACTACAACGGCACGTTCCTGATCAACGGCGGCACGCTCATCAGCGGCGGCTCGAACTCGAGCATGACGAAAGCCGCCAGCACCAGCTCAACGCAAGTGAACTTCTTCCTCAAGTCGAGCACGGCGCTCGCTTCCACTTCGCTGCTCCATATCCAGGACAGCGCGGGCAATGTCATCCTCACCTACAAACCGAAGTACAACGCCTCGTACTTCCATGTCTCGACCGCCGCGCTGACGAAGAACACCTCGTACTCCGTCTACTTTGGCGGCACGTACACTGGCGGCAGCTATGTCGGCGGGCTGACGACTTGGGGGCTGCTCACCGGCGGGGCATGGTCGTCGACCGGTGCAACGCTGAAGAAGACGTTCACCACGTCGGCGAGCAGCACGGTCAATACGCAAACGCTTTGA
- a CDS encoding ribosome-binding factor A, with protein sequence MSLDKRTREQMLAHCDAIHEDDGVDPRESFKLRSHRDKPDRKAQQLCRQVAETIDQILAGELGDAALNALRVTSVVPAPDASRMLVTLVATGRDMPFDRAAVEQKLVAVTGLLRSAVAAAITRRKAPNLSFVIIGPHDDDLTALANGGVQ encoded by the coding sequence ATGTCGCTCGACAAGCGCACGCGCGAGCAAATGCTTGCGCACTGCGACGCCATCCATGAAGACGACGGCGTCGATCCCCGTGAATCTTTCAAACTCCGTTCTCACCGCGACAAGCCAGACCGCAAGGCGCAACAGCTCTGCCGCCAAGTTGCCGAGACGATCGACCAGATCCTCGCCGGCGAACTTGGCGACGCGGCGCTCAACGCGCTGCGCGTGACTTCGGTCGTGCCGGCGCCTGACGCGTCGCGCATGCTAGTCACGCTCGTTGCCACCGGGCGCGACATGCCGTTCGATCGCGCCGCAGTAGAACAGAAGCTCGTCGCAGTGACGGGCTTGCTCCGTTCAGCCGTGGCTGCGGCGATCACACGCCGCAAAGCGCCGAACCTCAGCTTCGTGATCATCGGGCCTCACGATGATGACTTGACGGCGCTCGCCAATGGAGGCGTCCAATGA
- a CDS encoding DoxX family protein translates to MNNSLIGVTSMAGRVLLVGIFFMSAVGNKIPNFSQITGYMASEGVPAPAVLLPGAIAFLIIGSVLIAIGYQARIGAALLLVFLVAATYFFHDFWTFDDAAERQQQTIQFMKNASMMGAMLFIIANGAGAWSFDNRRAVVGDAATL, encoded by the coding sequence GTGAATAATTCACTGATCGGTGTAACAAGCATGGCCGGGCGGGTGCTGCTCGTTGGCATCTTTTTTATGAGTGCGGTGGGGAACAAGATCCCCAACTTCTCGCAAATCACTGGCTACATGGCGAGCGAGGGAGTGCCGGCGCCGGCGGTGTTATTGCCGGGGGCGATTGCGTTCTTGATTATCGGCTCCGTGCTGATCGCGATCGGCTATCAAGCCCGCATCGGAGCGGCGCTCCTGCTCGTGTTCTTGGTGGCGGCGACCTACTTCTTCCACGACTTCTGGACCTTCGACGACGCGGCCGAGCGGCAGCAGCAGACAATTCAGTTCATGAAGAACGCCTCGATGATGGGGGCGATGCTGTTCATCATCGCGAACGGGGCGGGGGCTTGGAGCTTTGATAATCGTCGCGCCGTTGTGGGCGATGCGGCGACCCTTTGA
- a CDS encoding pirin family protein has product MIRVRKSNERGGGDHGWLKTKHTFSFGQYYDPQQMGFRSLRVMNEDFIAPGRGFGTHPHDNMEIITYVLDGELAHRDSMGNGSTLTPGRFQRMSAGTGVTHSEYNASQERQVHLYQIWIMPNVKNVKPSYEELDVPREEKLNRLRLVASPDGRDESLTIHQDAAIYLGDLEAGKETSLPLGSGRHAWVQVLRGGATVNGEPLTAGDAAAVSEEAAVAIRADKAAEVMVFDLG; this is encoded by the coding sequence ATGATTCGCGTACGCAAGAGCAACGAACGGGGCGGGGGCGATCATGGCTGGTTGAAGACCAAGCACACGTTTTCGTTCGGGCAGTATTACGATCCGCAGCAAATGGGTTTCCGCTCGCTGCGGGTGATGAACGAAGACTTCATCGCGCCGGGCCGGGGCTTTGGCACCCATCCGCACGACAACATGGAGATCATCACCTACGTGCTCGACGGCGAGTTGGCCCATCGCGACAGCATGGGCAACGGCTCGACGTTGACGCCCGGCCGCTTCCAGCGGATGAGCGCCGGAACCGGCGTGACGCACAGCGAATACAACGCTTCGCAAGAGCGGCAGGTCCACCTCTATCAGATCTGGATCATGCCGAATGTGAAAAACGTGAAGCCAAGCTACGAGGAGCTCGACGTACCGCGGGAAGAGAAGTTGAATCGGCTGCGGCTGGTCGCTTCGCCCGACGGACGCGACGAGTCGCTGACGATCCACCAAGACGCGGCGATCTACCTCGGCGACTTGGAAGCGGGAAAGGAAACGTCGTTGCCGCTCGGTTCGGGTCGGCACGCATGGGTGCAAGTCCTGCGCGGCGGCGCGACGGTGAACGGCGAACCGCTCACCGCCGGCGACGCGGCCGCAGTTAGCGAAGAAGCTGCCGTCGCGATCCGCGCTGACAAAGCGGCGGAGGTGATGGTGTTTGATTTGGGTTGA
- a CDS encoding SDR family NAD(P)-dependent oxidoreductase — protein MNLNLASQTALVTASTGGIGQAIAAALAAEGARVIVNGRSEASVAQAIEAIRREHPAANLVPLAADNGTAAGCDATIAAVAEVDILVNNLGVYEAVGFFDETDEAWQRLFEVNIMSGVRLSRHYLRQMLARGRGRIIFISSESGLTPAPEMAHYSATKTMQLSISRSLAELTKGTAVTVNTVLPGSTLTDSVKKFIADVFPDATPEEAEQRFIAENRPNSLIGRFIRPEEIGAAVAFVASPLASAINGAAIRVDGGLVRHIA, from the coding sequence ATGAACCTCAACCTCGCTTCCCAAACAGCTCTCGTCACCGCGTCCACCGGCGGTATCGGCCAGGCGATTGCCGCCGCGCTCGCTGCCGAGGGGGCTCGCGTCATTGTGAATGGCCGTAGCGAGGCGAGCGTGGCGCAGGCGATCGAGGCGATTCGTCGGGAGCATCCGGCGGCGAACCTCGTGCCGCTTGCCGCCGACAATGGCACCGCCGCGGGCTGCGACGCGACGATCGCCGCCGTGGCGGAGGTCGACATTCTCGTGAACAACCTCGGCGTTTACGAAGCGGTCGGCTTCTTCGACGAGACCGACGAAGCGTGGCAGCGGCTCTTCGAGGTGAATATCATGAGCGGCGTGCGGCTTAGCCGACATTACCTGCGGCAGATGCTCGCGCGGGGCCGCGGGCGGATCATCTTTATCTCCAGCGAGTCGGGGCTCACGCCGGCGCCCGAGATGGCCCACTACAGCGCGACGAAGACGATGCAGCTGTCGATCTCGCGGAGCCTCGCCGAGCTGACCAAGGGAACCGCCGTCACGGTGAATACGGTCCTGCCCGGTTCGACGCTTACCGACAGCGTGAAGAAGTTCATCGCCGACGTCTTCCCCGACGCCACGCCCGAGGAGGCGGAGCAGCGGTTCATTGCCGAGAATCGGCCCAACTCGCTGATCGGCCGGTTCATTCGGCCGGAGGAAATCGGCGCTGCGGTGGCGTTCGTCGCCAGTCCGCTAGCGAGTGCGATCAACGGGGCGGCGATTCGGGTCGACGGTGGGCTGGTGCGGCACATTGCTTGA
- a CDS encoding RtcB family protein, which yields MNEPTLPPINAWLGEPVDRQVALSIDRLRSSDDVAAVAIMPDVHLAKEVCVGAVVATRELIYPAAVGSDIGCGMAAVAFNAEASLIDNEHAAARLLSQLYEHVPANKHAKGRALPTNVDELHLSDDRLKRIAARDGRYQLGTLGRGNHFLELQADEQGQLWAMLHSGSRAVGQAIALWHQDRATPSDCGLGYLDSNMAAGEAYLADAGWARRYAAANRLAMLEALGDIMRRLFSVEADWSTLIHSDHNHVQRERHASPSGGVREYWVHRKGAQSAVADEPGVIPGSMGSPSYHTAGRGCTLALASCSHGAGRRLSRTEASRKFNGADLRRQVGRLWFDHRRAKSLREEAPAAYKDIRQVMQAQRELTKITRTLQPLLTYKGV from the coding sequence ATGAACGAACCTACGCTGCCTCCGATCAACGCCTGGCTCGGCGAGCCAGTCGACCGCCAGGTTGCCCTCTCGATCGATCGCCTCCGCTCCAGCGACGACGTCGCGGCCGTCGCGATCATGCCCGACGTGCATCTCGCCAAGGAGGTGTGCGTGGGGGCCGTCGTCGCCACGCGCGAGCTGATTTACCCCGCCGCCGTCGGCAGCGATATCGGCTGCGGTATGGCAGCCGTTGCTTTCAACGCCGAGGCATCGCTCATCGACAACGAGCACGCCGCCGCTCGTCTGCTGTCGCAGCTCTACGAACACGTCCCCGCGAACAAACACGCCAAGGGGCGAGCCTTGCCAACGAACGTCGACGAGTTGCACCTTAGCGATGATCGCCTCAAGAGGATCGCCGCACGCGATGGTCGCTATCAACTTGGCACGCTCGGCCGCGGCAATCACTTCTTGGAACTCCAGGCCGACGAGCAGGGACAACTGTGGGCGATGCTCCACAGCGGCTCCCGCGCCGTCGGCCAAGCGATCGCCCTGTGGCATCAGGATCGTGCCACGCCATCGGACTGCGGTCTCGGCTACCTCGACTCCAATATGGCCGCCGGCGAAGCGTATCTCGCCGACGCCGGGTGGGCCCGTCGTTACGCCGCGGCCAATCGGCTCGCGATGCTCGAGGCTCTCGGCGACATCATGCGCCGCCTCTTCTCCGTGGAAGCCGATTGGTCGACGCTGATCCATAGTGATCACAACCACGTGCAGCGCGAACGCCACGCATCACCGAGCGGCGGCGTCCGCGAGTACTGGGTTCATCGCAAGGGCGCTCAGTCCGCCGTCGCTGACGAGCCAGGCGTCATTCCCGGCTCGATGGGTTCGCCGAGCTACCACACCGCCGGCCGCGGCTGCACGCTCGCCCTCGCCTCCTGCTCCCACGGCGCCGGCCGCCGCCTCAGCCGCACCGAGGCGAGCCGCAAGTTCAACGGCGCCGACCTTCGCCGCCAAGTCGGCCGACTGTGGTTTGACCACCGCCGCGCGAAATCTCTTCGCGAAGAAGCGCCCGCGGCATACAAAGACATCCGCCAAGTGATGCAGGCGCAGCGAGAACTGACGAAGATCACGCGAACGTTGCAGCCGCTGCTCACCTACAAGGGAGTTTAG
- a CDS encoding lamin tail domain-containing protein encodes MKHPLALACATACVLVFGAVRASAAISITEWAYQGGGGEFVEFTNTGATAVDMTGWSFDDSTQVAGSLSLSGFGVVAPGESVIVTDLTAAAFRTEWNLAPTVKVVGENTQNLGRADEINLYDSSNVRIDWLTYDDQTLGSPRTNNASANPLTLAAVGAHNSTLWKLSVAGDSYGSVTSVNGGIGNPGKFTLVPEPASAAVLASALLGFGVMRRRVR; translated from the coding sequence ATGAAGCATCCTCTGGCTCTCGCGTGCGCGACGGCGTGCGTTTTGGTCTTTGGCGCCGTTCGCGCCTCGGCGGCCATTTCGATCACGGAGTGGGCCTACCAAGGGGGCGGCGGCGAGTTCGTCGAGTTCACCAACACGGGCGCGACCGCAGTCGACATGACGGGTTGGAGCTTCGACGACAGCACGCAAGTGGCCGGCTCGCTGAGCTTGAGCGGCTTTGGCGTCGTCGCGCCGGGCGAGTCGGTGATCGTCACCGATCTCACGGCGGCGGCGTTTCGCACGGAGTGGAATCTCGCGCCGACGGTGAAGGTTGTCGGCGAGAACACGCAGAACCTGGGACGCGCCGACGAGATCAATCTCTACGACAGCTCGAACGTTCGCATCGACTGGCTGACCTACGACGACCAAACGCTCGGCAGCCCGCGGACGAACAACGCGAGCGCGAACCCGCTGACGCTGGCCGCGGTGGGCGCCCACAACTCGACGCTGTGGAAGCTCTCGGTGGCGGGCGACTCGTATGGCTCGGTCACTTCCGTGAACGGCGGCATCGGGAACCCGGGCAAGTTCACTCTCGTCCCGGAACCGGCGAGCGCTGCCGTGCTGGCTAGCGCTTTGTTGGGCTTCGGCGTGATGCGTCGCCGCGTTCGGTAG
- a CDS encoding amidohydrolase, with amino-acid sequence MTPEVVLYRGKITTLDPTRPEVTAAAISGGRIVATGTDDEILALAGEATQRIALNHRRVIPGLNDSHLHVIRAGLYFNLELRWDGVPSLSQALAQLKAQAERTPPPQWVRVIGGWNEFQFAEGRMPTLEEINKAAPDTPVFVLHLYDSAMLNRAAIRALGFDRNTPNPPGGMIARDASGNPTGLLIAEPNALILYSTIAMAPKLSPEDQLNSTRQYMRELNRFGVTSVADAGGGWQNYPDDYAVIRQLDEAGHMTLRVAYSLFAQKGGEELADYTRWLGMTRPGEGSETLRVNGAGENLVWSAADFENFLQPRPDLKPVMESELEAVVGKLAAAKWPWRIHATYDETIGRFLDVFERVHRDSPIDQLGWFIDHAETVSERNLERIAALGGGIAIQHRMAYQGEYFIRRYGIEAAKRRPPLRKMLAMGLPVGAGTDGTRVASYHPWTCLWWLVTSKTVGGTVLHDEADRLTREEALRLYTAGSAWFSREADVKGTLAVGSYADLAVLSDDYFRVEPDEIRGLESVLTLLGGKVVYGSAEFAPLCPDLPPVSPDWSPVARPETRGYDNSAPAPPQHAHTPIMAADGRVWETGCGCSA; translated from the coding sequence ATGACGCCGGAAGTTGTGCTCTATCGCGGCAAGATCACCACGCTCGATCCCACGCGGCCGGAAGTGACGGCGGCGGCGATCAGCGGCGGGCGGATCGTCGCCACGGGGACCGATGACGAGATCTTGGCGCTCGCCGGCGAGGCGACGCAGCGGATCGCTCTCAATCATCGCCGCGTGATTCCGGGCCTCAACGATTCGCACCTCCATGTGATCCGCGCGGGGCTCTACTTCAACCTCGAACTCCGCTGGGACGGCGTGCCGAGTTTGTCGCAGGCGCTCGCCCAACTGAAGGCTCAAGCGGAACGGACTCCGCCGCCGCAGTGGGTGCGCGTCATCGGCGGGTGGAACGAATTTCAATTCGCCGAAGGGCGGATGCCGACGCTCGAGGAGATCAACAAAGCCGCGCCCGACACGCCGGTGTTCGTGCTGCATCTCTACGACTCGGCGATGCTCAACCGCGCGGCGATTCGGGCGCTCGGCTTCGATCGCAACACGCCGAACCCGCCCGGCGGGATGATCGCCCGCGACGCGAGCGGCAACCCGACGGGGCTGCTCATCGCCGAGCCGAATGCGCTGATTCTCTACTCGACGATCGCAATGGCGCCGAAGCTATCGCCCGAGGATCAGCTCAACTCCACGCGGCAGTACATGCGGGAACTGAATCGGTTCGGCGTCACGAGCGTCGCCGACGCCGGCGGCGGGTGGCAGAATTATCCCGACGACTACGCGGTGATTCGCCAACTCGACGAAGCGGGCCACATGACGCTGCGGGTGGCGTATAGCCTGTTCGCCCAAAAGGGGGGCGAAGAACTCGCCGACTACACGCGCTGGCTCGGTATGACGCGGCCGGGCGAGGGGAGTGAGACGCTCCGCGTGAACGGCGCCGGCGAGAATTTGGTGTGGAGCGCCGCGGACTTCGAGAACTTCCTGCAGCCGCGGCCTGATTTGAAGCCGGTGATGGAGAGCGAACTCGAAGCGGTGGTCGGCAAGCTCGCTGCAGCGAAGTGGCCGTGGCGGATCCACGCGACTTACGACGAAACGATTGGCCGTTTCCTCGACGTATTCGAACGCGTCCACCGCGACTCGCCGATCGACCAGCTCGGTTGGTTCATCGATCACGCGGAGACGGTGTCGGAGCGAAATCTCGAACGGATCGCTGCGCTCGGCGGCGGCATCGCGATTCAGCATCGCATGGCCTACCAGGGCGAGTATTTCATCCGCCGCTACGGCATCGAGGCGGCGAAGCGTCGCCCGCCGTTGCGGAAGATGTTGGCGATGGGCCTGCCCGTCGGCGCCGGCACCGATGGGACGCGCGTGGCGAGTTATCACCCATGGACCTGTCTGTGGTGGCTCGTTACCTCAAAGACCGTCGGCGGCACGGTGCTGCACGACGAAGCTGATCGTCTCACTCGCGAAGAGGCGCTGCGACTCTACACCGCCGGCAGCGCGTGGTTTAGTCGCGAGGCCGATGTGAAGGGGACGCTCGCCGTTGGTTCGTACGCCGATCTCGCCGTGCTGAGCGACGATTACTTTCGCGTCGAGCCCGACGAGATTCGCGGACTCGAAAGCGTGTTGACGCTGCTCGGCGGCAAGGTGGTCTACGGCTCCGCGGAGTTCGCGCCGCTCTGCCCAGACCTGCCGCCGGTGAGTCCCGATTGGTCGCCCGTCGCCCGACCGGAAACGCGCGGCTACGACAACTCAGCCCCCGCGCCGCCGCAACATGCTCACACGCCGATCATGGCCGCCGACGGCCGCGTGTGGGAAACCGGCTGCGGCTGCAGCGCGTAG
- a CDS encoding hydrolase — translation MANILPNTDAGLITADNSVLVFIDHQPQMLFGVASNIDRQQLINNVLLLARGAKEFNVPTILTTVETESFSGEMWPQLLDVFPDQTSIERTGMNSWDTQAFRDAIKKTGKKNIILSGLWTEVCIAWPTLNMLAEGYNIYVVEDACGATSQAAHDAALSRMVQAGAVRMTTIATVLEFQRDWANRDHYNALMSLFREFGGAYGVGIEYAYTMVHKAPAARKVTK, via the coding sequence ATGGCCAACATCCTTCCCAACACCGACGCCGGGCTCATCACCGCCGACAACAGCGTGCTTGTCTTCATCGACCACCAGCCGCAAATGCTGTTCGGCGTGGCGAGTAACATCGATCGCCAGCAACTCATTAACAACGTGCTGCTGCTCGCTCGCGGGGCGAAAGAGTTTAACGTGCCGACGATCCTGACCACGGTCGAAACGGAATCGTTCAGCGGCGAGATGTGGCCGCAGTTGCTCGACGTCTTCCCCGACCAGACGTCGATCGAGCGGACCGGCATGAACTCGTGGGACACGCAGGCGTTTCGCGATGCGATTAAGAAGACGGGCAAGAAGAACATCATTCTTTCGGGGCTGTGGACCGAAGTTTGCATCGCTTGGCCGACGCTCAATATGCTGGCCGAGGGGTACAACATTTACGTCGTCGAAGATGCGTGCGGCGCCACGTCGCAGGCGGCCCACGATGCTGCCCTGTCGCGGATGGTGCAAGCGGGCGCCGTGCGGATGACGACGATCGCCACGGTGCTTGAGTTCCAACGCGATTGGGCGAACCGTGATCACTACAACGCCCTGATGAGCCTGTTCCGCGAATTTGGCGGGGCGTATGGCGTGGGGATTGAATACGCTTATACGATGGTGCACAAGGCGCCGGCGGCGCGGAAGGTGACGAAGTAG
- a CDS encoding tetratricopeptide repeat protein yields MNHSLTRAAHLFQISRYADAETELRRALAEQPHDPQAHALLGLCLAKQERLPEAEAEVNQAITLAPDWDHAHYCRSAVLQERRRYAEAAEAAREAVRLDPASPDNYARLAITLYCQSQWQAALDAALEGLKYNGEHADCMNLRTMALTKLGRQREAIAAVDESLARDPDDSYAHANKAWALLHEGKPRPALEQFREALRLDPTNEYARQGMVEALKARNPIYRWMLAYFLWMARLDDRMRWGVILGGYFGSRMLRVVSERSPDLAPWILPIQILYLVFVLLTWFAMPLFNLLLRLNKFGRHALSRDQRVASNWFGGCVALSLASFVGWLVYGHDALLLGALLPMGVAMPIVTLFACDPGWPRQAMTLLAAAMCVAGAVGLYGVAIEQEWGFNALTVFAFGFIASPWVANALASVTVRR; encoded by the coding sequence ATGAATCACTCCCTCACCCGCGCCGCCCACCTGTTCCAGATCTCGCGGTACGCCGACGCCGAGACGGAGCTGCGTCGCGCGCTCGCCGAGCAGCCGCACGATCCGCAGGCGCATGCGCTGCTCGGGCTTTGCCTTGCGAAGCAGGAGCGGTTGCCCGAGGCTGAGGCGGAGGTGAATCAAGCGATTACGCTGGCGCCTGATTGGGATCATGCCCACTACTGCCGGTCGGCCGTGCTGCAGGAGCGGCGGCGTTACGCCGAGGCGGCGGAGGCGGCGCGCGAGGCGGTGCGGCTCGATCCGGCGAGCCCCGACAACTACGCACGGCTAGCGATCACGCTCTACTGCCAAAGCCAATGGCAGGCGGCGCTCGATGCGGCACTAGAGGGGTTAAAGTACAACGGCGAGCATGCCGACTGCATGAACCTCCGCACGATGGCGCTCACCAAGCTGGGGCGGCAGCGCGAGGCGATTGCGGCGGTCGACGAATCGCTCGCGCGCGATCCCGACGACTCGTACGCCCATGCGAATAAGGCGTGGGCGCTGTTGCACGAAGGAAAGCCGCGGCCGGCGCTCGAGCAGTTTCGCGAGGCGTTGCGGCTTGATCCGACGAACGAGTACGCCCGGCAAGGAATGGTCGAGGCGCTCAAGGCTCGCAATCCGATTTATCGCTGGATGCTCGCCTACTTCCTGTGGATGGCGCGGCTCGACGATCGGATGCGGTGGGGCGTCATCCTGGGCGGGTACTTTGGCTCGCGCATGTTGCGAGTGGTATCAGAGCGCTCGCCGGATCTGGCGCCGTGGATTTTACCGATTCAAATTTTGTATCTGGTGTTCGTGCTGCTCACCTGGTTCGCAATGCCGCTGTTCAACTTGCTGCTGCGGTTGAATAAGTTTGGACGGCATGCGTTGTCGCGCGATCAGCGCGTCGCTTCGAACTGGTTCGGCGGCTGTGTCGCGCTGAGCCTCGCCAGCTTCGTTGGCTGGTTGGTCTACGGTCACGACGCGCTGCTGCTGGGCGCCTTGCTGCCGATGGGCGTGGCGATGCCGATCGTGACGCTGTTCGCGTGCGATCCTGGTTGGCCGCGACAGGCGATGACGCTACTCGCCGCGGCGATGTGCGTGGCGGGCGCCGTCGGCCTCTACGGCGTGGCGATCGAGCAAGAGTGGGGCTTCAATGCGTTGACCGTCTTCGCGTTTGGCTTCATCGCCAGCCCATGGGTGGCGAACGCGCTGGCGTCGGTAACGGTGCGCCGCTAG